The Micromonospora sp. NBC_01740 genome includes a window with the following:
- a CDS encoding NADPH-dependent FMN reductase, which yields MTTQKLRLAVIVGSTRAGRFGPVVADWFVDRARRHDGFEIDVVDLAEVDLPPTLTAFGAPQPAAVDALAPRLAAADAFVVVTPEYNHSYPASIKTAIDWYRDEWRAKPVGFVSYGGVSGGLRAVEHLRPVFAEVHATTVRDTVSFHGCWDRFDEAGAPVEPQGCDNAAKTVLDQLGWWGRALREARQRVPYAA from the coding sequence ATGACCACGCAGAAGCTGCGGCTCGCCGTCATCGTCGGCAGCACCCGGGCGGGCCGGTTCGGCCCGGTCGTGGCCGACTGGTTCGTCGACCGGGCGCGCCGGCACGACGGCTTCGAGATCGACGTGGTCGACCTGGCCGAGGTCGACCTGCCGCCGACGCTCACCGCGTTCGGCGCCCCGCAGCCGGCGGCGGTGGACGCGCTCGCGCCACGGCTGGCCGCCGCCGACGCCTTCGTGGTGGTGACACCCGAGTACAACCACAGCTACCCGGCCTCGATCAAGACCGCGATCGACTGGTACCGCGACGAGTGGCGCGCCAAGCCCGTCGGCTTCGTCTCCTACGGCGGGGTCTCCGGCGGGCTGCGCGCGGTGGAGCATCTGCGCCCGGTCTTCGCCGAGGTGCACGCGACGACGGTGCGGGACACCGTCAGCTTCCACGGCTGCTGGGACAGGTTCGACGAGGCGGGGGCGCCGGTGGAACCGCAGGGCTGCGACAACGCCGCCAAGACCGTCCTGGACCAGCTCGGCTGGTGGGGGCGGGCACTGCGGGAGGCCCGCCAGCGCGTCCCGTACGCGGCCTGA
- a CDS encoding MFS transporter, with the protein MTTAPAPQSSAPAVRTRWAPVVAVALAMLVATSEMSMAGVVLPSIGADLGADPAATTWVLLAYALPMAAIAIPAGRWADRADPRLILAVSMAGVGVTSVLAALAPALWVLLAVRLLQGVAGGLTLAVYLPVIAATVRADQRARVIGAVVTIMTVGGMAGTSSGGLVAGAVGWRAVFLLKLPLVAVALWLGLRALPRDGRGLPAPGLPLLREAVLLGGTVAAVLVAVDEITARPVLAAGLGALSVGLGLTWARLPASRPVVALVRARRFGFTTLGLFLVCFNVAVTVFLLPYFVADVLHEGPEVAGMLLLVQIGAMTVTSPVAGWLADRVGALPTAATGAGLTAGATLLPVTLSADAGLVHLGWQVALIGVGFGLFNTPVIAAVMATAPTGSTGAAGGVGGTVRMIATTLAPAVAALCWTVAGGGLAGFRTALVVLTAIQAAGVLALLAARGAAHRPPGPPAPTTEVARSGDGRRHAVTAVPRDRAQPAG; encoded by the coding sequence ATGACCACCGCACCCGCACCGCAGTCGTCGGCTCCGGCCGTCCGCACCCGCTGGGCCCCGGTCGTGGCGGTCGCCCTCGCCATGCTCGTGGCGACCTCCGAGATGAGCATGGCCGGCGTCGTACTGCCCTCGATCGGCGCCGACCTGGGCGCCGACCCGGCCGCCACGACCTGGGTGCTGCTCGCGTACGCGCTGCCGATGGCCGCTATCGCCATCCCGGCCGGCCGCTGGGCCGACCGGGCGGATCCCCGGCTGATCCTCGCCGTGTCCATGGCCGGTGTCGGGGTCACCAGCGTGCTCGCCGCCCTCGCCCCGGCGCTGTGGGTGCTGCTGGCCGTACGGCTGCTCCAGGGCGTCGCAGGCGGGCTCACCCTGGCCGTCTACCTGCCGGTCATCGCCGCGACCGTGCGGGCGGACCAGCGGGCCCGCGTGATCGGCGCGGTGGTGACGATCATGACCGTCGGCGGGATGGCCGGCACCTCGTCAGGCGGGCTGGTCGCCGGCGCCGTCGGTTGGCGCGCGGTGTTCCTGCTGAAGCTGCCTCTCGTCGCGGTCGCGCTCTGGCTGGGCCTGCGGGCGTTGCCCCGCGACGGCCGGGGGCTGCCCGCCCCGGGGCTGCCGCTGCTGCGCGAGGCGGTGCTGCTGGGCGGCACGGTCGCCGCGGTGCTCGTCGCCGTCGACGAGATCACGGCCCGGCCGGTGCTGGCCGCCGGGCTCGGCGCGCTGTCCGTGGGACTCGGCCTGACCTGGGCGCGGTTGCCCGCCTCACGGCCGGTCGTCGCGCTGGTCCGCGCCCGCCGTTTCGGGTTCACCACCCTCGGGCTGTTCCTGGTGTGCTTCAACGTCGCGGTGACGGTCTTCCTGCTGCCGTACTTCGTCGCCGACGTGCTGCACGAGGGCCCCGAGGTGGCCGGGATGCTGCTGCTGGTCCAGATCGGCGCCATGACGGTCACCTCGCCCGTCGCCGGCTGGCTCGCCGACCGGGTCGGCGCGCTGCCGACGGCGGCGACGGGCGCCGGGCTGACCGCCGGGGCCACGCTGCTGCCGGTCACCCTCTCCGCCGACGCCGGGCTGGTGCACCTCGGCTGGCAGGTCGCGCTGATCGGCGTCGGATTCGGCCTGTTCAACACCCCGGTCATCGCGGCGGTCATGGCGACGGCGCCCACCGGCTCGACCGGTGCCGCCGGCGGCGTCGGCGGCACCGTCCGGATGATCGCGACGACGCTCGCGCCGGCGGTCGCCGCGCTGTGCTGGACCGTCGCCGGGGGCGGGCTGGCCGGCTTCCGTACCGCCCTGGTGGTGCTCACGGCGATCCAGGCCGCCGGGGTGCTGGCGCTGTTGGCCGCCCGGGGGGCGGCGCACCGCCCCCCGGGTCCGCCCGCGCCGACGACTGAGGTCGCGCGATCCGGGGATGGGCGCCGACATGCGGTGACGGCGGTGCCACGCGACCGGGCGCAGCCGGCGGGCTGA
- a CDS encoding fructosamine kinase family protein has translation MDLAYLRAHPEHLPTFLTHQRIRETPVAGGDICAASRLTLDDGHSVFAKTWPEAAGRPAPEGFFAAEAAGLRWLREAGTVAVPEVVVALPGLLALEWIEPGEPTPEVAERFGRELAGLHRAGASAFGAGWNGFIGALPADNTPDDGPWSGWFARARLVPYLRMSVDGGALTGAEAGLVEQVVERIGEFGGDEPPARIHGDLWPGNVLWGADDRVWLVDPAAHGGHRETDLAQLALFGGAPHLDRILAAYAEQWPLADGWRERVPLHQLHLMLVHTALFGAAYRDAVARTARSALAGLGRATVDG, from the coding sequence ATGGATCTGGCGTACCTGCGGGCGCACCCGGAGCACCTGCCGACCTTCCTGACCCACCAGCGGATCCGGGAGACGCCGGTCGCCGGCGGCGACATCTGTGCCGCGTCCCGGCTGACGCTGGACGACGGGCACTCGGTGTTCGCCAAGACCTGGCCGGAGGCCGCCGGAAGGCCCGCGCCGGAGGGCTTCTTCGCCGCCGAGGCGGCCGGCCTGCGCTGGCTGCGCGAGGCCGGGACGGTCGCCGTACCGGAGGTGGTGGTGGCGCTGCCCGGGCTGCTGGCGCTGGAGTGGATCGAGCCCGGCGAGCCGACGCCCGAGGTGGCCGAGCGGTTCGGCCGTGAGCTGGCCGGGCTGCACCGGGCCGGGGCGTCGGCCTTCGGGGCCGGGTGGAACGGCTTCATCGGGGCGCTGCCGGCGGACAACACGCCCGATGACGGCCCCTGGTCGGGTTGGTTCGCGCGGGCCCGGCTCGTCCCGTACCTCCGGATGTCGGTCGACGGCGGCGCGCTCACCGGCGCCGAGGCCGGTCTGGTCGAGCAGGTCGTCGAGCGGATCGGCGAGTTCGGCGGTGACGAGCCGCCGGCCCGGATCCACGGGGACCTCTGGCCGGGCAACGTGCTCTGGGGCGCGGACGACCGGGTCTGGCTGGTCGACCCGGCGGCGCACGGCGGTCACCGCGAGACCGACCTGGCGCAGTTGGCCCTCTTCGGCGGCGCGCCGCACCTCGACCGGATCCTCGCCGCGTACGCGGAGCAGTGGCCGTTGGCCGACGGGTGGCGGGAGCGGGTGCCGCTGCACCAGCTCCATCTGATGCTGGTGCACACCGCACTGTTCGGCGCGGCGTACCGGGATGCGGTCGCCCGTACCGCCCGGTCGGCCCTGGCCGGGCTCGGGCGCGCTACCGTCGACGGGTGA
- the moaA gene encoding GTP 3',8-cyclase MoaA: MTAAPPTDGALADRYGRVARDLRVSLTDKCNLRCTYCMPAEGLAWLPGPQLLGDDEIVRLVGVAVRLLGVTEVRFTGGEPLIRPGLADIVAAVAALEPRPRISLTTNGIGLDRLAPGLRTAGLDRVNVSLDTLDPERFVRLTRRPRLADVLAGLAGAAEAGLTPVKINSVLMRGINDDEAPRLLRFALDHGYELRFIEQMPLDAQHGWDRATMVTADGILAALRGEFDLVPDPAERGAAPAETWLVDGGPARVGVIASVTRPFCGDCDRTRLTADGQVRACLFATEESDLRGALRAGADDDELARRWRAAMWGKRAGHGIDDPAFLQPARPMSAIGG; encoded by the coding sequence GTGACCGCCGCCCCGCCGACCGACGGCGCCCTCGCCGACCGGTACGGCCGCGTCGCCCGGGACCTGCGGGTCTCCCTCACCGACAAGTGCAACCTGCGCTGCACCTACTGCATGCCGGCCGAAGGGCTGGCCTGGCTGCCCGGCCCGCAACTGCTCGGCGACGACGAGATCGTCCGGCTGGTCGGGGTCGCGGTGCGCCTGCTCGGCGTGACCGAGGTCCGGTTCACCGGCGGGGAGCCGCTGATCCGGCCCGGCCTGGCCGACATCGTGGCCGCCGTGGCGGCGCTGGAGCCGCGCCCCCGCATCTCGCTCACCACCAACGGCATCGGGCTGGACCGTCTCGCCCCCGGGCTGCGCACCGCCGGGCTGGACCGGGTGAACGTGTCGTTGGACACGCTGGATCCGGAGCGGTTCGTCCGGCTGACCCGCCGCCCGCGCCTGGCGGACGTGCTGGCCGGGCTGGCCGGGGCCGCCGAGGCCGGACTCACCCCCGTGAAGATCAATTCGGTGCTGATGCGGGGCATCAACGACGACGAGGCGCCCCGACTGCTCCGCTTCGCCCTCGACCACGGCTACGAGCTGCGGTTCATCGAGCAGATGCCGCTGGACGCCCAGCACGGCTGGGACCGGGCCACCATGGTCACCGCCGACGGGATCCTGGCCGCCCTGCGCGGGGAGTTCGACCTGGTCCCCGACCCGGCGGAGCGTGGCGCGGCACCGGCCGAGACCTGGCTGGTCGACGGCGGCCCCGCCCGGGTCGGCGTGATCGCCAGCGTCACCCGGCCGTTCTGCGGCGACTGCGACCGCACCCGGCTCACCGCCGACGGGCAGGTGCGCGCCTGCCTCTTCGCCACCGAGGAGTCCGACCTGCGCGGGGCCCTGCGGGCCGGGGCGGACGACGACGAGCTGGCCCGGCGCTGGCGGGCCGCGATGTGGGGCAAGCGGGCCGGGCACGGCATCGACGACCCGGCCTTCCTCCAGCCCGCCCGGCCGATGTCCGCGATCGGAGGCTGA
- a CDS encoding MoaD/ThiS family protein has protein sequence MTVRYFAGARAAAGRTEETASAGRSLDELVVELTARHGERLAVVLKAASFLVDGVTCHDRRAPLPAGATIDVLPPFAGG, from the coding sequence GTGACCGTCCGCTACTTCGCCGGGGCGCGGGCCGCCGCCGGCCGGACCGAGGAGACCGCATCCGCCGGGCGGTCCCTGGACGAACTCGTCGTGGAGCTGACCGCCCGGCACGGTGAGCGGCTCGCCGTCGTCCTGAAGGCGGCGAGTTTCCTGGTCGACGGCGTGACCTGTCATGATCGGCGGGCACCGCTACCTGCCGGGGCCACGATCGACGTCCTGCCGCCCTTCGCGGGCGGCTGA
- a CDS encoding metallophosphoesterase, giving the protein MLAALAFVATIALVTGLIHLYLWKRLVRDTTAPGRWRRIGGITALVLALLVPATMAGTQAGLYWLAWPGYLWLAVMFYLLVLLVALEVPMAVAKLVLRRRVAAAEPTAAAPEPAMVGAAGPADPPAADAVAQPDHDPSRRLLLARGTAIFAGLTATGLTGYGIRTALGPPQLDRVQIPLAKLPRSMDGLRIATVSDIHLGPLRGRAHTERIVAAINRLDADIVAVVGDLVDGSVAELGEAAEPLRGLRSRHGSYFVTGNHEYYSGVEEWVQELDRLGLRVMQNERTEIQARGGVLDLAGVNDVTAAGTGLAAPADYAAALGDRDPNRPVVLLAHQPVAATEAAKFGVDLQLSGHTHGGQMVPFNLLVKLQQPVVSGLGEVDGTKVYVTNGAGFWGPPVRVGAEPQITLVELRSR; this is encoded by the coding sequence ATGCTGGCGGCACTGGCGTTCGTCGCCACCATCGCGCTGGTCACCGGCCTGATCCACCTCTACCTGTGGAAGCGCCTGGTGCGGGACACCACTGCCCCGGGCCGGTGGCGGCGGATCGGCGGGATCACCGCCCTGGTGCTCGCGCTGCTCGTACCGGCGACCATGGCCGGCACCCAGGCGGGCCTCTACTGGCTCGCGTGGCCGGGCTACCTCTGGCTCGCCGTCATGTTCTACCTGCTGGTCCTGCTCGTGGCGCTGGAAGTGCCGATGGCGGTGGCGAAGCTCGTGCTGCGTCGCCGGGTCGCCGCCGCGGAGCCCACCGCCGCCGCGCCCGAGCCCGCCATGGTCGGCGCGGCGGGTCCGGCGGACCCGCCGGCCGCCGACGCCGTCGCGCAGCCCGACCACGACCCTTCCCGCCGGTTGCTGCTCGCCCGCGGGACGGCGATCTTCGCCGGGCTCACCGCCACCGGCCTCACCGGGTACGGCATCCGCACCGCCCTCGGCCCGCCGCAGCTCGACCGGGTGCAGATCCCGCTGGCCAAGCTCCCCCGCAGCATGGACGGCCTGCGGATCGCCACGGTCTCCGACATCCACCTCGGTCCGCTGCGTGGACGGGCGCACACCGAGCGGATCGTCGCCGCGATCAACCGCCTGGACGCCGACATCGTCGCCGTCGTCGGCGACCTGGTCGACGGCTCGGTGGCCGAGCTGGGCGAGGCGGCCGAGCCGCTGCGCGGCCTGCGCTCCCGGCACGGCAGCTACTTCGTCACCGGCAACCACGAGTACTACTCCGGTGTCGAGGAGTGGGTGCAGGAACTGGACCGGCTCGGCCTGCGGGTCATGCAGAACGAGCGGACGGAGATCCAGGCCCGGGGCGGCGTGCTCGACCTGGCCGGGGTGAACGACGTCACCGCCGCCGGCACCGGTCTGGCAGCCCCGGCGGACTACGCGGCGGCGCTCGGCGACCGCGACCCGAACCGCCCGGTGGTGCTGCTCGCCCACCAGCCGGTCGCGGCGACGGAGGCGGCGAAGTTCGGCGTCGACCTCCAGCTCTCCGGGCACACCCACGGCGGCCAGATGGTCCCGTTCAACCTGCTGGTGAAGCTCCAGCAGCCGGTGGTCTCCGGCCTCGGCGAGGTGGACGGCACCAAGGTCTACGTCACCAACGGTGCCGGCTTCTGGGGTCCGCCGGTCCGCGTCGGCGCCGAGCCGCAGATCACCCTGGTGGAGCTGCGCTCCCGCTGA
- a CDS encoding UvrD-helicase domain-containing protein yields the protein MPPFSPAPPGGVPPFVADLHIHSKYSRACSRDLTLPNLGWWARRKGIGVLGTGDFTHPAWYDHLRETLHPAEPGLHRLSPEAERDIARRLPPRLASEAEADPVRFMLSVEISTIYKRDDRTRKVHHLIYLPDLDAVARFNTALGRIGNLGSDGRPILGLDSRDLLEITLEASADGYLVPAHIWTPWFSALGSKSGFDAIADCYADLAEHIFAVETGLSSDPEMNWRVGSLDGYRLVSNSDAHSPPALAREATVFATARDYYAIRDALRTGDGLAGTIEFFPEEGKYHGDGHRLCGINWSPERTRAADGRCPECGKPLTVGVLSRIEELADRPSGHRPAYAPDVTHLVPLAEILGEINKVGARSKRVEGKLHELIAALGPELEILTSTPLDEIGRVGGELLAEGIGRLRRGDVRRVPGYDGEYGVITLFDPAELGGNAGGAQETLFDVPVPAQRTPAEPAPKPRAKRPAAAKPEPKRKAAPAAPPPPIAPTPSPHEPFEPMLAGMEEVGTGLLDRLDAMQRVAASAPGGPLLIVAGPGTGKTRTLTHRIAYLCAELNVFPEQCLAITFTRRAAEELRHRLDGLLGPVAEDVTVGTFHSLGLTILRENADAAGLPTDFRIADDAQRAEARAEAGDDEAGYAALLRKQDLVDLDELLTLPVALLRADKKLVRHYRERWRWIFVDEYQDVDEVQYELLRLLSPADGNLCAIGDPDQAIYSFRGADVGYFLRFSQDFTDARLVRLNRNYRSSAPILAAAVQAIAPSSLVRGRRLDPARLDPEAPLVGRYPAASVSDEADFVVRTIDELVGGLSHRSLDSGRIDGRSTSLSFSDIAVLYRTDAQAAPIVDALARANIPVQKRSHDRLRDRPGVSAIARELRHADGLDGSLAARVRLAGQVLAERFAVPTLDGAGAVRPEDVRSAVDLLTPLARRCGDDLPLFLSQLATGAEVDALDPRAEAVTLLTLHAAKGLEFPVVFLVGAEDGLLPLRWPGSTPDDDAIAEERRLFFVGLTRAQDRLYVTHAARRSRHGTERECAPSPFLDVIDPGLFERFGEAEPRRPRDRQLRLI from the coding sequence GTGCCTCCGTTCAGTCCCGCACCCCCCGGCGGCGTCCCGCCGTTCGTCGCGGATCTGCACATCCACTCGAAGTACTCGCGCGCGTGCAGCCGCGACCTCACCCTGCCCAACCTCGGCTGGTGGGCGCGGCGCAAGGGCATCGGGGTGCTCGGCACCGGCGACTTCACCCACCCCGCCTGGTACGACCACCTCCGCGAGACGCTGCACCCGGCCGAGCCCGGCCTGCACCGGCTCAGCCCGGAGGCGGAGCGGGACATCGCCCGCCGGCTGCCGCCCCGGCTGGCGAGCGAGGCGGAGGCGGACCCGGTCCGGTTCATGCTCAGCGTGGAGATCTCCACGATCTACAAGCGGGACGACCGCACCCGCAAGGTGCACCATCTGATCTACCTGCCCGACCTGGACGCGGTGGCCCGGTTCAACACGGCGCTCGGGCGGATCGGCAACCTCGGCTCGGACGGCCGGCCGATCCTCGGCCTGGACTCCCGGGACCTGCTGGAGATCACCCTGGAGGCCAGCGCCGACGGCTACCTGGTGCCGGCGCACATCTGGACGCCGTGGTTCTCCGCGCTGGGCTCCAAGTCGGGCTTCGACGCGATCGCCGACTGCTACGCCGACCTGGCCGAGCACATCTTCGCCGTGGAGACCGGCCTCTCCTCCGACCCGGAGATGAACTGGCGCGTCGGCAGCCTGGACGGCTACCGGCTGGTGTCGAACTCCGACGCGCACTCGCCGCCGGCGCTGGCCCGGGAGGCGACCGTCTTCGCCACCGCCCGCGACTACTACGCGATCCGGGACGCCCTGCGTACCGGTGACGGGCTCGCCGGGACCATCGAGTTCTTCCCCGAGGAGGGCAAGTACCACGGGGACGGGCACCGGCTCTGCGGGATCAACTGGTCGCCCGAGCGGACCCGGGCCGCCGACGGCCGCTGCCCGGAGTGCGGCAAGCCGCTGACCGTGGGCGTACTCAGCCGGATCGAGGAGCTGGCCGACCGGCCGTCGGGGCACCGGCCCGCGTACGCCCCCGACGTCACCCACCTGGTGCCGCTGGCCGAGATCCTCGGCGAGATCAACAAGGTGGGCGCCCGGTCCAAGCGGGTCGAGGGGAAGCTCCACGAGCTGATCGCCGCCCTCGGCCCGGAGCTGGAGATCCTCACCAGCACGCCGCTCGACGAGATCGGCCGGGTCGGCGGGGAACTGCTCGCCGAGGGCATCGGCCGGCTACGCCGGGGCGACGTCCGCCGGGTCCCCGGCTACGACGGCGAGTACGGCGTCATCACCCTCTTCGACCCGGCCGAGCTGGGCGGCAACGCCGGCGGGGCCCAGGAGACGCTCTTCGACGTACCCGTGCCGGCGCAGCGCACCCCGGCGGAGCCGGCGCCGAAGCCCCGGGCCAAGCGCCCGGCGGCGGCCAAGCCCGAACCGAAACGCAAGGCCGCGCCGGCCGCGCCCCCGCCCCCGATCGCGCCGACGCCCTCGCCGCACGAGCCGTTCGAGCCGATGCTCGCCGGTATGGAGGAGGTCGGCACCGGCCTGCTGGACCGCCTGGACGCCATGCAGCGGGTGGCCGCCTCCGCGCCGGGCGGGCCGCTGCTCATCGTCGCCGGACCGGGCACCGGCAAGACCCGGACCCTGACCCACCGGATCGCCTACCTCTGCGCGGAACTGAACGTCTTCCCGGAGCAGTGCCTGGCGATCACGTTCACCCGGCGGGCCGCCGAGGAGCTGCGGCACCGCCTCGACGGGCTGCTCGGGCCGGTCGCCGAGGACGTCACCGTCGGCACCTTCCACTCGCTGGGCCTGACCATCCTGCGGGAGAACGCCGACGCCGCCGGCCTGCCGACGGACTTCCGGATCGCCGACGACGCCCAGCGGGCGGAGGCCCGCGCCGAGGCCGGCGACGACGAGGCCGGCTACGCGGCGCTGCTGCGCAAGCAGGACCTGGTGGACCTGGACGAGCTGCTGACCCTGCCGGTCGCGCTGCTGAGGGCCGACAAGAAGTTGGTACGGCACTACCGGGAGCGCTGGCGCTGGATCTTCGTCGACGAGTACCAGGACGTCGACGAGGTGCAGTACGAGTTGCTGCGCCTGCTCAGCCCCGCCGACGGCAACCTCTGCGCGATCGGCGACCCGGACCAGGCGATCTACTCCTTCCGGGGTGCCGACGTCGGCTACTTCCTGCGCTTCTCGCAGGACTTCACCGACGCCCGGCTGGTGCGGCTGAACCGCAACTACCGCTCCTCCGCGCCCATCCTGGCCGCCGCCGTGCAGGCCATCGCGCCGTCGTCGCTGGTCCGTGGCCGCCGGCTCGACCCGGCCCGGCTCGACCCGGAGGCCCCGCTGGTGGGTCGCTACCCGGCGGCCTCCGTCTCCGACGAGGCCGACTTCGTCGTACGCACCATCGACGAGCTGGTCGGCGGCCTCTCCCACCGGTCGCTGGACTCGGGGCGGATCGACGGCCGGTCCACCTCGCTCTCGTTCTCGGACATCGCGGTGCTCTACCGCACCGACGCGCAGGCCGCACCGATCGTGGACGCGCTCGCGCGGGCGAACATCCCGGTGCAGAAGCGCTCGCACGACCGGCTGCGGGACCGTCCCGGGGTGTCCGCCATCGCCCGCGAGCTGCGCCACGCCGACGGGCTCGACGGCTCGCTGGCCGCCCGGGTCCGGCTGGCCGGGCAGGTGCTGGCGGAGCGCTTCGCGGTGCCCACGCTGGACGGTGCCGGCGCGGTACGCCCGGAGGACGTCCGCTCGGCCGTCGACCTGCTCACCCCGCTGGCCCGCCGCTGCGGCGACGACCTGCCGCTGTTCCTGTCCCAGCTCGCCACCGGGGCGGAGGTGGACGCGCTCGACCCGCGCGCCGAGGCGGTCACCCTGCTCACCCTGCACGCCGCCAAGGGGCTGGAGTTCCCGGTGGTCTTCCTGGTCGGCGCCGAGGACGGGCTGCTCCCGCTGCGCTGGCCCGGCAGCACCCCCGACGACGACGCAATCGCCGAGGAACGGCGGCTCTTCTTCGTCGGGCTGACCCGAGCCCAGGACCGGCTGTACGTGACCCACGCGGCCCGCCGCAGCCGGCACGGCACGGAACGCGAGTGCGCCCCGTCGCCGTTCCTCGACGTCATCGACCCGGGCCTCTTCGAGCGCTTCGGCGAGGCCGAACCCCGCCGCCCCCGCGACCGCCAGCTCCGCCTGATCTGA
- a CDS encoding prepilin peptidase, translating into MSTGLLACVALLGALAGLAAPRVARHFTAPLAPRVAGAASNAVRNAGSTPRVVEAAPGAVRVAGAVPSAGWGATAGAVAFAGLAAALGADPVLPVLLVLAAVGLVLALVDLACLRLPDPLVGAAALVAAVGLTGAAATAGSPGRLLGAVAGAALCFACHVVLAVLPGSRLGFGDVKLAAVLGLPLGWLGGSSLALGLILPHLLHGVLVLVLLVSGRVRRDTPLPLGPALLTGAWLAALAA; encoded by the coding sequence GTGTCGACCGGGCTGCTGGCATGCGTGGCGCTGCTCGGCGCCCTGGCCGGCCTCGCCGCACCCCGGGTCGCCCGCCACTTCACCGCCCCGCTCGCACCGCGAGTCGCCGGCGCCGCTTCGAACGCGGTGCGGAACGCCGGGTCCACGCCGCGCGTCGTCGAGGCCGCTCCGGGCGCGGTGCGCGTCGCCGGGGCGGTGCCGTCCGCCGGGTGGGGCGCGACGGCGGGTGCGGTCGCCTTCGCCGGGCTCGCGGCGGCCCTGGGGGCGGATCCGGTCCTGCCGGTCCTCCTCGTGCTGGCCGCCGTCGGGCTGGTGCTCGCCCTGGTCGACCTGGCCTGCCTGCGGCTGCCCGACCCGCTGGTCGGTGCCGCCGCGCTGGTCGCCGCCGTCGGGCTGACCGGCGCGGCGGCGACGGCCGGTAGCCCCGGGCGCCTGCTCGGCGCGGTGGCGGGGGCGGCGCTCTGCTTCGCCTGCCACGTGGTGCTGGCGGTGCTGCCCGGCTCCCGGCTGGGCTTCGGCGACGTGAAGCTCGCCGCCGTCCTGGGCCTGCCGCTCGGCTGGCTCGGCGGGTCGTCCCTGGCGCTCGGGCTGATCCTGCCGCACCTGCTGCACGGTGTGCTGGTGCTCGTCCTGCTGGTGTCCGGCAGGGTGCGTCGCGACACCCCGCTCCCGCTGGGCCCGGCCCTGCTCACCGGCGCCTGGCTGGCCGCCCTGGCCGCCTGA